Proteins found in one Methanofollis fontis genomic segment:
- the uvrC gene encoding excinuclease ABC subunit UvrC codes for MIDYSVFPEAPGCYLYMDDAGRVIYVGKAKNLKRRVSSYFTRGGHDPKTERLVESIRSADYIVTGTETEALILENTLIKRHRPRYNIDLKDSRSYAYIHLTEGPYPRIGIARQARGKGEYFGPFVSAKERDYVLNVVKKTFGLRSCRRMPKRPCLRHHIGTCTAPCIGAIDEAGYRERIDRARSVLRGRTGDLIASLRADMQRASDDLEYERALELRDEIAAVEHLAARQRMVRRTDHDEDIIASMVKDGTVYLMLFAVIKGTLTDKQEYVFPESEGYFEEFLVQYYGERTPPKEVILAEAIDPALEAYLGERRGSRVTVTVPQRGDKKKLLDLAIKNIEITFFGDHLKLQALGRALHLPEPPNVIECFDISHLSGTAMVGSMVQFRGGRPDRQNYRRFRIRDVEGIDDFAAIAEVVRRRYTRLKEEGGEFPDLIIIDGGKGQLGAAMAELKRLDTRIPIISIAKREEEIFVPGFPHPIPIGRDEKASLFVQEIRNEAHRFAITYNRLLRKKAMIQ; via the coding sequence ATGATCGACTACTCCGTCTTTCCGGAAGCGCCGGGCTGCTACCTCTATATGGACGACGCCGGCAGGGTGATCTATGTCGGCAAGGCGAAGAACCTGAAACGGCGGGTGAGCAGTTATTTCACCAGGGGGGGTCACGACCCCAAGACCGAGCGCCTGGTGGAGTCGATCCGCTCGGCCGACTATATCGTCACCGGCACCGAGACCGAGGCGCTGATCCTGGAGAACACCCTGATCAAGCGGCACCGTCCGAGGTACAACATCGACCTGAAGGACTCCAGGAGCTATGCCTATATCCACCTGACAGAGGGGCCCTACCCCCGCATCGGGATCGCCAGGCAGGCGAGGGGCAAGGGGGAGTATTTCGGCCCGTTCGTCTCGGCAAAAGAGCGGGATTATGTGCTCAACGTCGTCAAAAAGACCTTCGGGCTGCGTTCCTGCCGGCGGATGCCAAAGCGCCCCTGCCTCCGTCACCATATCGGCACCTGCACTGCCCCCTGCATCGGGGCGATCGACGAGGCGGGATACCGGGAGCGGATCGATCGGGCCCGCAGCGTGCTGAGGGGGAGGACAGGTGACCTGATCGCCTCTCTGCGAGCCGATATGCAGCGGGCGTCGGACGATCTCGAGTATGAACGCGCCCTCGAACTGCGGGACGAGATCGCCGCCGTCGAGCACCTGGCCGCCAGACAGCGGATGGTGAGGCGAACCGATCACGACGAGGACATCATCGCCTCGATGGTGAAGGACGGCACCGTCTATCTGATGCTGTTTGCGGTGATCAAGGGAACCCTGACCGACAAACAGGAATATGTCTTCCCTGAGTCGGAGGGCTATTTCGAGGAGTTTCTCGTCCAGTACTATGGCGAGCGCACACCGCCGAAGGAGGTGATCCTGGCCGAGGCGATCGATCCGGCACTGGAGGCATATCTGGGCGAACGCCGTGGGTCGCGGGTGACGGTCACCGTCCCGCAGCGCGGCGACAAGAAGAAACTCCTTGACCTTGCAATTAAGAACATCGAGATCACCTTCTTCGGCGACCACCTCAAACTCCAGGCGCTCGGGCGCGCCCTTCACCTCCCTGAACCGCCGAACGTGATCGAGTGCTTTGACATCTCCCACCTCTCGGGGACGGCGATGGTGGGGTCGATGGTCCAGTTCCGCGGCGGACGACCGGACAGACAGAACTACCGCCGCTTCCGGATCAGGGACGTCGAGGGGATCGACGACTTCGCGGCGATCGCCGAGGTGGTCAGGCGGCGCTACACCCGCCTGAAGGAGGAGGGCGGGGAGTTTCCCGACCTGATCATCATCGACGGCGGGAAGGGGCAGCTTGGAGCGGCGATGGCAGAACTGAAACGTCTCGACACCAGGATCCCGATCATCTCCATCGCCAAACGGGAGGAGGAGATCTTTGTGCCGGGCTTCCCCCACCCGATCCCGATCGGGCGGGACGAGAAGGCCTCCCTGTTCGTGCAGGAGATCAGGAACGAGGCGCACCGGTTCGCCATCACCTACAACCGTCTGCTCAGGAAGAAGGCGATGATACAATGA